A genomic window from Paucibacter sp. KCTC 42545 includes:
- the leuD gene encoding 3-isopropylmalate dehydratase small subunit — translation MEKFTLHKGLVAPMDRDNVDTDAIIPKQFLKSIKRSGFGPNLFDEWRYLDAGEPGQDPATRKPNPDFVLNQPRYQGASVLLARSNFGCGSSREHAPWALEQYGFRVIIAPSFADIFFNNCFKNGVLPIQLPESVVAKLFDEVAAFPGYQLTVDLPRQVVILADGSEVPFEVQAFRKFCLLNGFDDIGLTLRHADKIRSYEAERLAAKPWLANQLAG, via the coding sequence ATGGAAAAGTTCACCCTGCACAAGGGCCTGGTGGCCCCGATGGATCGCGACAACGTCGACACCGATGCCATCATCCCTAAGCAATTCCTCAAGTCGATCAAGCGCTCGGGCTTTGGCCCCAATTTGTTCGATGAGTGGCGCTATCTTGATGCTGGCGAACCCGGTCAAGACCCCGCCACCCGCAAACCTAACCCAGACTTCGTGCTGAATCAACCGCGCTACCAAGGCGCTTCGGTGCTGCTGGCGCGCAGCAATTTCGGCTGCGGCTCCAGCCGTGAGCATGCGCCTTGGGCGCTGGAGCAGTACGGCTTTCGCGTCATCATCGCGCCCAGCTTTGCCGACATCTTCTTCAACAACTGCTTCAAGAACGGCGTGCTGCCGATCCAGTTGCCTGAGAGCGTCGTGGCCAAGCTGTTTGACGAAGTGGCGGCCTTCCCGGGCTATCAGCTGACGGTGGACTTGCCGCGCCAGGTGGTGATCCTGGCCGACGGCAGCGAAGTGCCCTTCGAGGTGCAAGCCTTCCGCAAGTTCTGCCTGCTCAACGGCTTTGACGATATCGGCCTGACGCTGCGCCACGCGGACAAGATCCGCAGCTATGAGGCCGAGCGCTTGGCAGCCAAGCCCTGGTTGGCCAATCAATTGGCCGGTTGA